A window of Chthoniobacterales bacterium contains these coding sequences:
- a CDS encoding TIGR04282 family arsenosugar biosynthesis glycosyltransferase, with product MNATHRILDPRAGTQVPPGVCALAVMTKAPQAGRVKTRLTPPLTPEEAADLNVCFLRDTAAAIASADKKRSQVVAVYTPVGAEGAYAQILPDDFVLMPQRGEAFGERLAAATEDLLQLGFASLCLINSDSPTVPATAFAQAVEYLAGAEDCVVLGPSHDGGYYLIGLKKRHHRLFEQIDWSTERVLEQTMAAARELALPVHLLPTWYDVDDRTTLAQLCGEFFDSNGSGAGGFAAPATRDFLSALLEREGRSRIWPAGVA from the coding sequence ATGAATGCGACTCATCGCATCCTTGATCCGCGCGCTGGCACCCAGGTCCCGCCGGGAGTATGCGCCCTGGCGGTCATGACCAAGGCGCCCCAAGCCGGCCGGGTAAAAACGCGCCTGACGCCGCCGTTAACGCCAGAAGAAGCCGCGGACCTGAATGTTTGTTTCCTTCGGGACACGGCCGCGGCGATCGCGAGCGCTGACAAGAAACGTTCGCAGGTGGTGGCGGTCTATACGCCGGTGGGAGCCGAGGGAGCGTATGCCCAGATTCTACCGGACGATTTTGTCTTGATGCCGCAACGAGGCGAAGCCTTCGGGGAACGACTTGCGGCGGCAACGGAAGATTTGCTTCAACTCGGGTTCGCTTCGCTCTGCCTGATCAATTCCGACAGCCCTACAGTGCCCGCGACGGCTTTCGCGCAGGCCGTCGAATATCTGGCCGGCGCTGAAGATTGCGTGGTGTTGGGCCCCTCCCATGACGGCGGCTATTACCTGATCGGGCTGAAGAAACGTCACCACAGATTGTTCGAGCAAATCGACTGGAGCACCGAGCGCGTGCTCGAACAAACAATGGCCGCCGCGCGCGAACTCGCTTTGCCGGTTCACTTATTGCCAACGTGGTACGACGTGGATGACCGAACAACCCTCGCGCAGCTCTGCGGCGAGTTTTTTGACTCGAATGGGAGCGGCGCCGGAGGATTCGCAGCGCCGGCAACGCGTGACTTTCTGTCTGCATTACTGGAGCGCGAAGGCCGGAGCCGGATCTGGCCTGCAGGCGTGGCCTAA
- a CDS encoding NAD-dependent epimerase/dehydratase family protein, with amino-acid sequence MKPHPKRALVTGGAGLIGSHVTDLLRREGWTVRVLDNLEPQTHRKGKPAWVSADAEFVEGDVTDRETISAALRDIDVVFHQAAYGGYMPEIAKYVRVNSFGTAQMLEVIREQNLPIKKIVVASSQAVYSEGAGTCPEHGLVFPDVRPVEQLQRGDWSVRCPICQAVTKSAATPERAPVGGETVYGLTKVDQEKLVLLWGKQIGIPTVALRYSCTYGPRQSIFNPYTGVIAIFCTRLLNDLPPVLFEDGEQTRDFSFVEDIARANLLAAESDQLDGLPVNVGSGAGVSIRRIADYISDALGIRLAPEVNGEFRPGEMRHLTSDTGRIRAAGYTPQVDLVAGISRYLDWIRQQADVRDYFGEAADILRSKGIVHRVR; translated from the coding sequence ATGAAGCCTCACCCGAAACGGGCCTTGGTCACCGGTGGCGCGGGCCTGATTGGATCGCACGTTACCGATCTGTTGCGCCGCGAAGGCTGGACGGTGCGAGTCCTCGACAATCTCGAGCCGCAAACGCATCGCAAAGGCAAGCCGGCCTGGGTCAGCGCCGATGCGGAATTTGTCGAAGGCGATGTAACCGACCGTGAAACAATTTCCGCTGCGTTGCGCGACATCGACGTCGTTTTTCACCAGGCGGCCTATGGCGGCTACATGCCGGAAATCGCAAAATACGTCCGGGTTAACAGCTTCGGGACGGCCCAGATGCTCGAGGTCATTCGTGAACAGAACCTGCCGATTAAGAAGATCGTCGTCGCCTCTTCGCAGGCGGTTTACAGCGAGGGCGCCGGCACCTGCCCGGAACACGGCCTCGTTTTTCCGGACGTTCGCCCGGTTGAGCAATTGCAACGGGGCGATTGGTCGGTCCGTTGCCCAATCTGCCAGGCCGTCACGAAAAGTGCGGCGACTCCAGAGCGCGCGCCGGTCGGCGGCGAAACCGTTTATGGCCTGACCAAAGTGGACCAGGAAAAACTGGTCCTGCTCTGGGGCAAACAAATCGGGATCCCGACGGTCGCGCTCCGCTATTCCTGCACCTACGGCCCGCGCCAATCGATCTTCAATCCTTACACCGGCGTGATCGCCATTTTTTGCACCCGGCTGCTGAATGATCTGCCGCCGGTCCTATTCGAAGATGGGGAACAGACCCGCGACTTCTCGTTTGTCGAAGACATCGCGCGGGCGAACCTCCTCGCGGCCGAGAGCGACCAGCTCGATGGGCTTCCGGTCAACGTCGGGAGCGGCGCCGGCGTCAGCATTCGCAGGATCGCCGATTACATCTCGGACGCGCTTGGAATCCGGCTCGCGCCGGAAGTGAACGGCGAATTCCGTCCCGGCGAAATGCGCCACCTAACGAGCGACACGGGACGCATTCGCGCGGCCGGCTACACGCCGCAAGTTGATCTCGTCGCCGGAATCAGCCGCTATCTCGATTGGATCCGACAACAGGCCGATGTGCGCGATTACTTTGGCGAAGCGGCGGACATTCTTCGCAGCAAAGGCATCGTTCATCGCGTAAGGTAG